The proteins below are encoded in one region of Metabacillus dongyingensis:
- a CDS encoding YesL family protein — MSTGWVTGNLYRLCDWFYRLAFLNLLWLAFTLAGFILFGIFPSTTAVFTVIRKWLRGEKDVPLVRTFLQSYRKEFFHSNRLCLLFGLAACILYVDLKFVQTLQGAAFIFLTSIFSLMIILFVFTLIYIFPVYVHYEMRTLLYFRQAFFIAIVNPFQTILLVLASVLSFYVTMMLSGLFLFFGISGISLLIMWYSLRIFRYMDWEMKKHLASES, encoded by the coding sequence ATGAGTACCGGCTGGGTTACTGGAAATCTCTACAGACTATGCGATTGGTTTTACAGGCTCGCTTTCTTAAATTTATTATGGCTTGCGTTTACTCTGGCCGGATTCATTCTATTTGGCATCTTTCCATCCACGACAGCCGTATTTACTGTCATAAGGAAATGGTTAAGAGGAGAAAAAGATGTACCGCTTGTCCGTACGTTCTTGCAATCCTACCGGAAGGAATTCTTTCATTCTAATAGGCTTTGCCTTCTTTTTGGACTAGCAGCCTGCATCCTCTATGTTGATTTGAAGTTTGTACAAACTTTGCAGGGGGCCGCATTTATCTTTTTAACAAGCATTTTTAGTTTGATGATTATTTTGTTCGTCTTTACTCTGATCTACATTTTTCCTGTATATGTTCATTATGAGATGAGGACACTCTTATACTTTCGGCAAGCTTTCTTTATTGCTATCGTAAATCCTTTTCAGACCATTTTGCTGGTGCTGGCCTCTGTACTCTCATTCTATGTCACAATGATGCTGTCAGGTCTCTTTCTTTTCTTTGGAATAAGCGGTATCTCGCTTCTGATCATGTGGTATTCATTACGAATCTTTAGGTATATGGACTGGGAAATGAAAAAGCATCTTGCTTCAGAAAGTTAA